Genomic window (Arthrobacter sp. StoSoilA2):
CATGCGCAGTCTCTCCTTCGTCCGGTCTAAGTATCTTAACACTGAGCTTCCCAATGCGTGCGGCAATTTTCGCGCACTTTCCACCGACATCTTGCAGCGTGCTCCATTATATCTTAGTCTTGAGATAGTTAGAGTCGAGGGAGATTCACTCCGCGTCTGGCTCTTGCGAAATCTGGCAATAACCATCCGAGAGAGGTCCATCATGAGCGACGTTATCGACAGCAAGTTACCGGAACTTGAGGAGCTGATTGATTCGGCTATCGCCTCGCGTGACAGCCGGGTTGTTGACTTCAATACCCTGAAATTCCAGACCAAAATGGGTGAGAAATTCCGACGCGGACAGGTCCGCTACATCGGTTCCGGAGCAACCGGAGACCACTCTGACGACAACAACATCCTGCAGGCGGAACACTTCACCTTTTCCAACATGGTGCTGCCCGCCGGATGTGTAGGTCCCGAGCACACGCACCCGGACGTCGAAGAGGTGTTCTTTGTCCTCGAAGGACAGGTGGAGTTCAGCGTTCACGACGTCGAAGACGGCAACAAAAAGGCAAGCCGCGTGCTGGGCTACCGCGATCTGATCCGGGTGCCGGCAGGCGTTCCCCGGAGCTTGCGCACCGTCAGCGATGAAGACGCGATTATCTGCGTGATCATCGGCGCCAAGAAGCCGGAGATCCCCTTCTATCCCCCTACCTCGGAGATGTATGGCGTGACCCGCTAGATCTTCACGAACCCGGGTACCGGCCAACGCGGCCGGTACCCGGGTTCCGTTTTGCTGGATTGTTTGGGATCGGAAGAACTCCATCATGGCAACCAGAAAGAGCCTGCAGCTCGAAGATTTTCGAGCTGCAGGCTCTTTGCTGTATCCATCCAATGGCCGGTGGAATCACCAACCTGAAGGACGGGCTAGGCGAGTCCCTCTGAGAGAATGGCCGCCTGCTTCTGGGCGTCGGCATCATGGACCCGACGGATCCTGGCTACCCCAAGATCGTGCTGGTACAAGTGCTCGTCCTTATCGGCATCCGCAGCCAGCGCCTCCAACAGTTCGCGGTCCTGTTCCAAGACCACCCAGTGCTTTGCTTCAAGGGTTGTCTTATACATGAATCGCCAGACGTCCCGTTCCCAGTCGGAAACGGTCCGGGTACGCCAATGGAAGACGGCGGAAGTATGGGCATCGATGGGAGTGGACATCCCTACGATCCCGAAAGAACCCCCGGGGCCTGCCGAATCGGCGTACGGGATCTCCAGGTCCACGTAATCCATGGATTCACGGCAGTACTCCACCCAGTCAAAGTTCTTGCCGCGTTGATCGGTCTTCTCGAAGAAGAATCCCCGATCGGTCTCGCGAATGCGGAAGCGGGCACTCGTAT
Coding sequences:
- a CDS encoding cupin domain-containing protein, whose translation is MSDVIDSKLPELEELIDSAIASRDSRVVDFNTLKFQTKMGEKFRRGQVRYIGSGATGDHSDDNNILQAEHFTFSNMVLPAGCVGPEHTHPDVEEVFFVLEGQVEFSVHDVEDGNKKASRVLGYRDLIRVPAGVPRSLRTVSDEDAIICVIIGAKKPEIPFYPPTSEMYGVTR